From the Castor canadensis chromosome 9, mCasCan1.hap1v2, whole genome shotgun sequence genome, one window contains:
- the LOC109681421 gene encoding LOW QUALITY PROTEIN: tubulin beta-2B chain-like (The sequence of the model RefSeq protein was modified relative to this genomic sequence to represent the inferred CDS: inserted 1 base in 1 codon): MCEIVYIQAGQCGNQIGAKFWEIISDEHGIDASGSYHGDSCLQLERINVYYNEAAGNKYVPQAILVDLEPGTTDSVRSGPFGQIFRPDNFLAGQSGAGNWTKGHYTEGAELMDCIVDVVRKETESCDCLQGFQMIHSXGGTTGSGMGTLLINKVREEYPDRIMNTFSVMPSPKVSDTVVEPYNATLSIHQLVENTDETFCFDNEDLYDICFRTLKLTTPTYGDLNHLVSVTMSGVTMSGVTTCLRFSGQLNADLRKLAVNMVPFPRLHFFMPSFAPLTSRGSQQYRAISVSELTQQMFDPKNMMVACDPRQGRYLTMAMKEADDQILNVQNKNSSYFADWIPHNVKTAVCDIPPRGLKISATFIGNNTAIQEPIKCISEQFSAMFRRKAFLHWYTGEGMDEMEFTEAESNRNDLVSEYQQYQDATAEEQGELEVEED; encoded by the exons TTCTGGGAAATCATCAGTGATGAGCATGGAATTGATGCTAGTGGCAGTTACCATGGCGACAGTTGCTTACAGCTGGAGAGAATCAACGTATACTACAATGAAGCAGCTG GCAACAAATATGTACCTCAGGCCATCCTGGTGGACCTGGAGCCGGGCACAACAGACTCTGTAAGATCAGGACCATTTGGCCAGATCTTCAGACCAGACAACT TTCTGGCAGGCCAGAGTGGCGCGGGAAACTGGACAAAGGGCCACTACACAGAGGGGGCTGAGCTGATGGACTGCATCGTGGACGTGGTGAGGAAGGAGACCGAAAGCTGTGACTGTCTCCAGGGTTTCCAGATGATCCACT CTGGGGGTACCACCGGGTCCGGCATGGGTACCCTGCTCATCAACAAGGTGCGTGAGGAGTATCCAGACCGCATCATGAACACCTTCAGCGTCATGCCCTCGCCCAAGGTCTCGGACACTGTGGTGGAGCCCTACAACGCCACCCTCTCCATCCACCAGCTGGTGGAAAACACGGATGAGACCTTCTGCTTCGACAATGAAGACCTGTACGACATCTGCTTCCGCACCCTGAAGCTCACCACGCCCACCTATGGCGACCTCAACCACCTGGTGTCGGTCACCATGAGCGGGGTCACCATGAGCGGGGTCACCACCTGCCTGCGCTTCTCCGGCCAGCTGAACGCAGACCTGCGCAAGCTAGCGGTGAACATGGTGCCCTTCCCGCGCCTGCACTTCTTCATGCCCAGCTTCGCACCCCTGACCAGCCGCGGCAGCCAGCAGTACCGCGCCATCTCGGTGTCCGAGCTCACGCAGCAGATGTTCGACCCCAAGAACATGATGGTGGCCTGCGACCCCCGCCAGGGCCGCTACCTGACGATGGCCATGAAGGAGGCGGACGACCAGATACTCAACGTGCAGAACAAGAACAGCAGCTACTTCGCGGACTGGATTCCTCACAACGTGAAAACCGCCGTGTGCGACATCCCGCCGCGGGGCCTCAAGATATCAGCCACCTTCATAGGGAACAACACGGCCATCCAGGAGCCGATCAAGTGCATCTCGGAGCAGTTCTCGGCCATGTTCCGGCGCAAGGCCTTCCTGCACTGGTACACGGGCGAGGGCATGGATGAGATGGAGTTCACGGAGGCCGAGAGCAACAGGAACGACCTGGTGTCCGAGTACCAGCAGTACCAAGATGCCACCGCGGAGGAGCAGGGAGAGCTGGAGGTCGAGGAGGACTGA